TGAAGGGCATAATGTAGGATGTCAGTATTAACTCAGGCATCAGCCAATACTCATATCTCTGATAATGAGCTCATAACGGACTTGAATGTTTATCCTTAACAGCAAAGGTTGATCTCTGCTGAGGATATTGCAAGAAGAATGAAAAAAAGTCAATGTCTTTGTCATACTCATCCAGGATCAGAGTTATGTCCTGTTTGAAAAGCTGGTGTGCTTTAATATTTCAACATTACCTTGCTTCCAGTTCCTGATGAACATCCATCTATTAATGGCAGAATATTATAcatcaaatacatttatattccttTCTAAACTTCCATCTGGAGCCATTGCAGTTCACTGTTTACTAATTTAATAGCAAAAAATGCGAACATTTACCAGATTTCCTGTCGTAGCACCTACCGACATTTTGTATGACAACTGAGCTCAAAAATACTGAGCTGTGTTGCAAAGTTCACTTTCTCTGAGGATTCAATCATGCTCTTTACTAATGCTccttctttctccattcatttaatTCTTTTTGGTTGATGGCTCCTTCAGTGTCTTTGGTGTTTTAGGTTCTTTTGCAGACTTTGAGACTTTCTCAATTTTCTCCTTGACTTCAGTCTCCAAGTTCTCAGTATTGTCCCCTTTAACCTTGCGCAATTTTTGCTTACTCCTGACCGGTGCTGAGAAAGTAAGTGAAGACTTGTTAAACTCCAGAGGAAATATCCCCACATCCCCATCAAAGCGGTTCTTGGCCACCTGCAGAGATCTGCGTCCGGGACAGGTAACAAGCTTTTTCTCCTGAAGGATAAGCACATTGTCAGCCTCCTGACTGGCCTGTGAGTAGAAAAAGCAACATTATAATGTATCAAGAATCATCACATCTATGCACATAGCTTTTTTATGTTTATAAGCAAAGATTTTAATTGATGTACAActctgtttccaaaaaagttgggacgctgtgtaaactggaaataaaaacaatgtgatgttttgcaaattatggaaaccatatagtttattggaaatactacaaagacaacataacTGCTGaaactttggtttttttttttaaatacatgctcattttgaatttgatgtcagcaacacgtttcaaaaaaaaaaaagttggtatggGGCATGTTTacaactgtgttacatcacctctactttttccaacacactgtaaacgtttgggaactaaagagaccaattgctgtagttttgaaagagaaatgttgtctcattcttgcctgatatacaatttcagctgctcaacagttcagggtctcctttgtcatattttgtactTCAAATTGTGCAAAacattttcagtgggagacaggtctggactgcaggcaggccagtttagcacccagactcttttactacagagccatgcagttttaatatgtgcagaaagtggtttggcattgtcttgctgaaagaaggaaggccttccctgaaaaagattttgtctggatggcagcatattgctctgaaacatgtgtgtaaatataccattcagcattaatgatggctTCCCAGATATACAAGCTAGCCATgtcgtgcactaatgcaccctcataccatcacagatactggcttttgaactgtgcactgataacaagccggatggtcccttttctctttagcctggaggatgtggtgtccatgatttgtaaaaagaatttctgattttcattcGTCAAACcttggacagttttccacttcgcctcagtccatcgtaaaagagctcaggcccagagaaagtggcggtgtttctggatattgtttatatatggttttaacttgcatttgtggatgcagtgatgaattgttttcacagatgatggttttctgaagtgttcctgagcccatacagtgatttccactacagacacgtgtctgattttaatgcagtgttgcctgagggcctgaagatcacaggcatccaatgtcagttttcagctgtgtctcttgcatacagagatttctccagattctctgaatcttttaatgatgttatgtaccatatatgatccccaaattctttgtgattttacactgaggaatgttattcttaaattgttgtactatTTACCCAcaaagtctttcacagagtggtgaacccctccccatctttacttctgagagactcagcctctctggaatgctctttttatacccaatcatgttactgacctgttgccagttaaccagattattttttttaagcattacacaactttttcagccttttgttgcacctgtcccaacttttgtgaaatgtgttgctggcaaatataaaaaaaaacaataaaatttctcatctttgtattattttcaatgaaatagggTTTCCATTGACATATAAATATGGTTTAGTACTAATATCCTCTAGTATGAGGGATATTCAGACTGATATACTAACTTTAGCTGTGCCAAAAATGGATGCTGTCTGAAGTTCTTTGTCATCTTCCTCTTTTCTAGGATGGATGATTAGGGTCACATGACAGCTACTGTTTGTTGCAAATTTTCTGAAAGTCCCAATAATGTTGTCCTGTACTGCAAACCTGGTAAAGGAACAAATTACACCACTATCACAAACTGTTTTAATGCACAGGTAATGGTTTTAATAATGCCTACCAAAATAAAAAACAATTAACAATACATTTTATCAAACAGAATACATGCAGGGATTTACTGATTTGTCTCACTTGTCCACAGACAGGTTCTCCTGCCCCATCATAAACTGCAGATTGTCGATGATCACATGACTGATGTCATAGAGGTAAACAGCATGCTGCATGGTGTCAAGCACTGTCCTATAGACAGATTCTGATTAGAAGTGAAATGTCATAATTCAGGTCAAATTCTTGTCACATGTCTAAACTAGCTCTATTTGAGACATCTCATGCAATGCTCTAGTGACTACTCCAGTTGTTTTAATGTTCTTGAAGACTTTTTGATCCTTCGAATTGCATAAAACATTGACTTACTTAACATTCTGTGGTCCATGGAAGGTCATAAAATAGAGTGGAAGTTCCTCAAACTTGTCAGCCCAGTAATCGTACCGCTCCAAGTTATCCTCCAGTCTCTGCATAGCGAACTGGGTCAAGATGATTTTGGCCAAACGTACGTTCTTGATCTCAAAGCTGCCCCACAGTGTGTTCACTCCCTGCATACACAGGTCAAGAGCATACTCACTGATGAAAGTGGTCTTCCCACTGCCAGTGGGACctgcaaatattaaaaaaaaattaatgttaaAGTAGTTAATTACACAATATAATGTTTTATACCAATTACAACTGTAATTCATTTGATGCCATACCTGTGAATACTGTTAGCTCCCCCTTCCGATGGCCTTTTAGTATTCGATTGAGCTCAGGAAACCGGGCCCACTTTACTCCTGCCACCTGCTCCACATTGGCGAGCTCTCCAAACACATCATCCCTGAGCTGTTTAAAGGACACTATAGACTTGTGAGCAGCAGGGATGGAGGCCTTAACAATACGTGCAAGGTTTTTGCCTTGCACCAGCGCCTCATTAGGACATGGGTGAAATTCTCCTGGCCGCACAAGAGAACAGCGCTTCAATCCTAGTTTCTTTGAGAAGATTTTTGAAGCTTCCCAAGCACGCATATCCCCACCTAGCCACAGTGTGACCTTTCTAAACTGCTCCAAGTAAGGAAGAAGTACTGGGGGCAGACAACTGACTCCCCGTGGCAAGGCCAAAGCAGGCAGGCCAGTGGCCTGACTCACCGCCATACTGTCAATCTCACTTCCTGTGAGTACCATCTCCGTTTCCTTCTGTCCTACTAAGGGAAGGCCAAAGAGGTTGCAATAGTTTGACAATTTAGGAATACTAGCTTCTGTATACATCACTTGGCCATCATCTTTAGTGGCAGCAGACAGCAGTTTTATGCCACGGAGGCTTAAGTCTCGCCCACTAAACCAGGGAAACACAAGACTTTTAGTTGGCTTAAAGAATCTCACCCCAAACTTCTTCAGAGTTGTGTTGCTGAGTTTACTGATCTGGAACATGGTTTTGATGAGCTGCAATTCCTCTTCAAGGAGATCTGAGAAAGTCATGGAGCTGCTCCAAATCCTGTGCACCTCCTTGAGTTCCATCTCCTTCTGCCCCTGTTCCTCCAAACTCTCAGAGTAGCTCAACAAAACATCTGGGCTGATTGAGGTTTGTTCCTCTTTCTGCATCACCTCCAGACAGTCCTGCAGATCTTCCCAGCTTCCCTCTACTAGAGTCTCTTTACAGAGAAACTGCCCAGTCATTTTGTCAATGAACATTGTGTAGCTGTCTTTCCTAGCTCCTTCATGTATTTGTGTTTTTGGCTCAACAAAAATACTGCTAGCATGTAAGCAGCTATAACCATCGTGAAAGGGAATTCCCTTGGACCTCAGATACTGCTTGATATCGGTCACTGTAATGGGATGGACAGGAACGTCTATCGAAGCCTTTGCATCTCTTTTTAATGTTCTGCAGGAATTAAAGAAAATGGTAGATTTGGATCCTCCATGGAGGTGACACCAAGAAGATCTCCAGCCAGGATACTGCAGCAGAGAACTGTGCACCTGAACATAGGTgatgtatctcaggacaggacgATGGTGAAGTCCACGAGGCAGCCTTTTTAAGAGACAGACTGACCTCTTCAGGAAATGCCTCGTCCACATTTCCTGCTACTTTAAGATAGCAGATTTGCAAGAGAAATAATGAAGGAAGTGCTTTTTGCCATGTGCAGACATACAACTAACGGTACCTGTGCATCTGGCCGTTCCGCCGCCATTTAGCGAACCGATGAATTCCTTCACGATTATTAAAATTTACAGGTTATTAAAAATAGgtcagaaaataaaaaatagcatATATTCCTATTAAATAGCATTAAATCGCTTCACTCGAACGTCAAACTTGTAAATACCGGAATGACAACAATGTACTGCAAAGTGCGCGCCAAACACTATGCAGACACGCGCTCCAGAACATTATACGTTTCCTACCCATATTCACATAGACCCCGCCTCCATGGTAGGATTGGCTAGTGGGTCATGCATGATACGGCTCATTGGGTGAACTAATTCTGAAAATGAACTACTAGCCAATCCTAGTGCAGAAGGCAGGTATTTGTCGGAATACAGGTGGGTTTAAAAGTGATGCCTCCTTACGACCTTGGTGCTCACCTTCCAAAATAAGTCCGTGTCAAATACGGTGCCTGATTTTAGTGTTCCTCTTTTGATTTGTGAAATTACTCTGGTTGTATTCGATTTAAATATATTATTTCTGCTACATGTGTTTATATATAGTGTCATTATTTGAAAAACGCATTTAACTAATTAAAACGCATTTTAGAAATTCGAGATTGGCTCTTGTGCGATTTCTACCCGGATGACAATAACCGTCGAACCGGTGCTCCGGTAGTGCGCGTGTGTCTGTTGACTGTGTTCCTTAAACGAGTTTTAATGTGTAGCTCAAATTGATTTTGGTTCCTTGTACATGTGTGGTTCTTTGAATGCTCAATATTTTTGGTAGACTCCGGAAGTGGTCATGACTGCTCGAGGCACGCCTAGTCGTTTTTTACAAAGCGTTCTGCAGAACGGAGTCGGTCGATACGTGTGTCAGCTGAAACGcgtgtcttttattttctctaaAAACGGACAGAGTTCTTTAGGGGTCAGGTAGGTGATTAAAGACAAACAGTGATCATCCTACCCTGTATCTATTCTCACTGACTGTAGTATTAGGTAAGCCTACAATATAGATGCATGTTGCAGGTACAACAGTTACTAACTGTAAATGTCACTTAGAAATCATTAACCAAAACTATCTAGCCAACAGTGGTGATGTGGTCAGGTAGCGACCCTGATCAAGGGCTAGACCAAGGGTTCTCAAACCTTTTAAAGAAAATGACCCATTTAGCGGTACAGAGTTGTAGATTTATCTGATAAAATGAGCAGTGAGGTAAATAGAAGGTAGGTTTGTGTAATAGTGTAAATACTGAAGATAGTTACAGCCTTTATGGTATTTGCAGAGAATGCACAAAATGTTCATATTTTTTCTGGACAGGGAGTTCATTGAGGATGGTGTGGTTGACTTTGCTAAAAAGAACCCAGGAATTGTTGTCTACGTCTCTCCACAGTCATGCAGAATTCCCAAAATAGTTGCTGAATATCGTAAGTAGGCTTTAATTGTGACTTATTAAATTGAAGTTTTATATTATTTTGCACATTCcaagacatactgtacagcttggacttcagaacaactcatgcacatatcccttaaatatgtccacttttcaaatgagtatattttagatttttcttatttttttattctatttatataaatacttttttaattcttttattttaaatgttcaagcaccaaccaccaaagcaaattccttgtatgtgagaacgtacttggcaataaacttgattctgattactGGCATCACCATGCTataattttgtaaaaaaaaaaaaaaaaaaacactagtagTGTGCAGAAGGCTAAATGACCTCTTTTGCTTTGTCCACACAGTCAATGGAAATGTAAAGCAAGAGCTTGTCACCAATAAAACCTCACAACAGATTGCCGAGCTGATTACTAAAATGGCCAATCAGTCTGGTCTGGACATCATCCGCATCCGAAAGCCTTTCCACACAGACAGCCCAAGTATCCAAGGCCAGTGGCATCCTTTCACCAACCGACTGCCCAGCACTAAACCAATCGGTCCACAGGCCAAATGATGACTTATCACCATCAATTTCTTCTTGTGCTACACTGACTGTTTTGACATCTTACAAATTACCAAGTGAATGCAACACCTAGAATGTTGTTGGTATATTGTGGAGAAAGTTTTGCTTGTATAAAATTAGAGGGGAAAAACTGTTTGGTATTGAATGTTTATTGAACACTGAATATAGGCTGATTACTATCAGCCTGTCCTTGACAATCTTAAAATGTAGGGTCCTGGGATGTAGATCTGAATATTGTGTTGTGTGGATTCTGTTCTGACATGATGCTATGGctcaagaaataataataaaaaacatggGCACTGTAGAAAATTAATTTATTGGATATATTGGAAAAGAAACATTGGATATTAGAGCACGCTATTAATATTGTACACTGCATGCTTAATATTGGAAAGGTGTAATTCAAGGATCTTTTACAGTGACTGGGAGAAAAGACATGCAAGTGATAAACATTTTTTCATTATTCTGTCTCTTCCCATAAGCCTTGCATGGAGATGGGAAATGGAAACAATTTGGCACAAATAGAACCATGTAGTTGTTAGAAAAAGGTTTAGTAGGTGCATTGAAGCAAGCCATTTTGGCACTAATGATACGTGTAGGCTGTGGGAAAATCTTGTCTGTAGTCTTTCTGATATcctagaatgaaaaaaaaaatcagagttgtATAGACACTATGGACTGAAGCAGAGATCCCAACTGATGTGGGGGTATAAAACAAAACACAGATTCAGAGAGATGTAAGTGATTTAAATTGTCCCTTGTGGTGGTGTGTCTATTAATACAGTCAACATATTATAGTCAGATTAGACAAGTGCATGCCTGTCACATCATCCTTCCTCTGTGAAGACTCGCTTGACCTATTCTGTggattacacaagtcctaaatacaGCGCTGTTGCTAGGCGACAGCTGCATATAGGGCATACAAATGGgcctgataaacttgattgaataTGCAGTTGCAAAATGTCACAAAATGAGCCTCTTGTTTCTTTTGAATGTTATTAGTTTAGATAAAatcttttttcctttttactgTGTAAAACAGGTTCACAACAAACTTTCTGTAAACAGAAGGATTTTATGAAtactcaaattctgtaaagcatgTGTAAGACATAGAAAGAGATTTTCCTTAGTATGAAAATTAGTGCAATAAATTTTAGTGAATTCCTTAATGTTTAGTACAACGAGGCCCACATTTTGTTTAGCTTTTCATCTACTGTCCATGATTCCAGCATGTGTATCCATAGATAGCAGGAGTGAGCTTTCGGCATTGAACAGAAATTCATAAAACAACaaaatgtatatata
Above is a genomic segment from Neoarius graeffei isolate fNeoGra1 chromosome 14, fNeoGra1.pri, whole genome shotgun sequence containing:
- the mrpl43 gene encoding 39S ribosomal protein L43, mitochondrial codes for the protein MTARGTPSRFLQSVLQNGVGRYVCQLKRVSFIFSKNGQSSLGVREFIEDGVVDFAKKNPGIVVYVSPQSCRIPKIVAEYLNGNVKQELVTNKTSQQIAELITKMANQSGLDIIRIRKPFHTDSPSIQGQWHPFTNRLPSTKPIGPQAK
- the twnk gene encoding twinkle protein, mitochondrial produces the protein MWTRHFLKRSVCLLKRLPRGLHHRPVLRYITYVQVHSSLLQYPGWRSSWCHLHGGSKSTIFFNSCRTLKRDAKASIDVPVHPITVTDIKQYLRSKGIPFHDGYSCLHASSIFVEPKTQIHEGARKDSYTMFIDKMTGQFLCKETLVEGSWEDLQDCLEVMQKEEQTSISPDVLLSYSESLEEQGQKEMELKEVHRIWSSSMTFSDLLEEELQLIKTMFQISKLSNTTLKKFGVRFFKPTKSLVFPWFSGRDLSLRGIKLLSAATKDDGQVMYTEASIPKLSNYCNLFGLPLVGQKETEMVLTGSEIDSMAVSQATGLPALALPRGVSCLPPVLLPYLEQFRKVTLWLGGDMRAWEASKIFSKKLGLKRCSLVRPGEFHPCPNEALVQGKNLARIVKASIPAAHKSIVSFKQLRDDVFGELANVEQVAGVKWARFPELNRILKGHRKGELTVFTGPTGSGKTTFISEYALDLCMQGVNTLWGSFEIKNVRLAKIILTQFAMQRLEDNLERYDYWADKFEELPLYFMTFHGPQNVKTVLDTMQHAVYLYDISHVIIDNLQFMMGQENLSVDKFAVQDNIIGTFRKFATNSSCHVTLIIHPRKEEDDKELQTASIFGTAKASQEADNVLILQEKKLVTCPGRRSLQVAKNRFDGDVGIFPLEFNKSSLTFSAPVRSKQKLRKVKGDNTENLETEVKEKIEKVSKSAKEPKTPKTLKEPSTKKN